A window from Streptomyces sp. NBC_00299 encodes these proteins:
- a CDS encoding VOC family protein translates to MTDNTTRLDHVVLWVSDPAASAAFYEKTLGMLPVRLTDFIAGEAPFPSVRVNEETILDLMPMTMAERMKMLPDAARSAGHPVNHVCLSLPEADFHGLRSHLEEQDVPVSEYSYDSFGARGKAKRSFYFRDPDGNIFEARHYD, encoded by the coding sequence ATGACCGACAACACAACACGCCTCGACCACGTGGTCCTCTGGGTGAGCGACCCGGCCGCGTCGGCCGCGTTCTACGAGAAGACGCTCGGCATGCTGCCCGTCAGGCTCACGGACTTCATCGCGGGCGAGGCGCCGTTCCCCTCGGTGCGCGTCAACGAAGAGACCATCCTCGACCTCATGCCGATGACCATGGCGGAACGCATGAAGATGCTCCCCGACGCGGCCCGCAGCGCGGGACACCCGGTCAATCACGTCTGCCTTTCCCTGCCGGAGGCCGACTTCCACGGGCTGCGCAGCCATCTGGAGGAGCAGGACGTACCGGTCTCGGAGTACTCGTACGACTCCTTCGGCGCCCGCGGCAAGGCCAAGCGCAGCTTCTACTTCCGTGACCCCGACGGCAACATCTTCGAGGCCCGGCACTACGACTAG
- a CDS encoding MFS transporter, whose protein sequence is MTAVERQVVVPVPPDRLPALRRRISGVLITTQILGGLGVATGIALAAVLAKEVSGTESLSGLAPTATVAGTAVLSMPLAALMTARGRRPGLVLAYLIGAVGAGVTVLAASIGSFPLLLCGMAAFGAASSANLQARFAAADLAEPEHRARAISLVVWATTIGAVLGPNIAAPAGRSVTGLGIPEAAGPFLWAAGIFLISAVVVAVLLRPDPLLTARALAPAEEQSPAARSLRAGVAAVAASPRARLAVVTVAVAHTAMVSVMSMTPVDLAHHGAGIDLIGLVISAHIAGMYAFAPLMGRLSDRLGRLSGIGLAVGLLACAVFVAGTAGGSHGQTAFGLFVLGLGWSAALVSGSALLTDSVPQPARAAAQGLSDLAMNACAGIGGAAAGLVVAQASYAWLNFAAACLLLPLAGLALFTRGRRTEKTPASG, encoded by the coding sequence GTGACCGCCGTGGAGCGGCAGGTCGTCGTTCCCGTACCGCCCGACCGGTTGCCTGCCCTGCGGCGCCGTATCTCGGGCGTGCTGATCACCACGCAGATCCTGGGCGGCCTGGGCGTCGCCACCGGCATCGCGCTGGCTGCGGTCCTGGCCAAGGAGGTCAGCGGCACCGAGTCGCTGTCCGGGCTCGCGCCCACCGCGACCGTCGCCGGTACGGCGGTGCTGTCGATGCCGCTCGCCGCGCTGATGACCGCGCGTGGGCGAAGGCCCGGGCTCGTTCTGGCCTATCTCATCGGGGCCGTGGGCGCGGGTGTCACAGTGCTAGCGGCAAGCATCGGGAGCTTTCCGCTGCTGCTGTGCGGGATGGCGGCGTTCGGCGCTGCCTCGTCGGCGAACCTGCAGGCGCGGTTCGCCGCCGCGGATCTGGCCGAGCCGGAGCACCGGGCCCGGGCCATCTCACTCGTCGTGTGGGCGACCACGATCGGCGCGGTCCTCGGCCCGAACATCGCCGCGCCCGCCGGTCGTAGCGTCACGGGACTCGGGATACCCGAGGCGGCGGGTCCGTTCCTGTGGGCGGCGGGGATCTTCCTGATATCCGCGGTCGTGGTGGCCGTACTGCTGCGGCCGGACCCGCTGCTGACGGCGCGTGCGCTCGCGCCGGCCGAGGAGCAGTCGCCCGCGGCCCGTTCGCTGCGCGCCGGGGTGGCAGCGGTGGCCGCCTCGCCGCGGGCGCGGCTCGCGGTGGTGACCGTGGCCGTCGCGCATACGGCAATGGTCTCGGTGATGTCGATGACCCCGGTCGACCTCGCGCACCACGGCGCGGGCATTGATCTGATCGGGCTGGTCATCAGCGCGCACATCGCCGGCATGTACGCGTTCGCGCCGCTCATGGGGCGACTGTCGGACCGGCTGGGGCGGCTGTCCGGGATCGGCCTCGCCGTGGGGCTGCTGGCGTGTGCGGTGTTCGTCGCCGGTACGGCGGGCGGCAGTCATGGGCAGACGGCCTTCGGGCTCTTCGTACTGGGGCTCGGCTGGTCGGCGGCGCTCGTCTCGGGTTCCGCGCTGCTCACGGACTCCGTGCCGCAGCCCGCCCGGGCCGCCGCGCAGGGGCTGTCGGACCTCGCCATGAACGCCTGCGCGGGCATCGGCGGGGCTGCCGCCGGGCTGGTGGTCGCGCAGGCGAGCTACGCCTGGCTGAACTTCGCCGCCGCGTGCCTGCTGCTGCCGTTGGCGGGGCTGGCTCTGTTCACCCGGGGCAGGCGGACGGAGAAGACTCCGGCGAGCGGCTGA
- a CDS encoding methylated-DNA--[protein]-cysteine S-methyltransferase, whose product MDSHGQYEPQVVWAVVGTDIGPLMPAATRDGLVSVVFHATEKVREKTLDRLASRLGTEPVEAPGSPLLAEAIRQLEEYFAGVRRDFELPLDWSLISGFNRQVLHELASGVPYGSVVGYGDLAGRVGQPGAAQAVGMAMGANPLPVVVPCHRVVESDGGIGGFGGGLETKRKLLALEGVLPEPLF is encoded by the coding sequence ATGGACAGCCATGGGCAGTACGAGCCGCAGGTCGTGTGGGCCGTCGTCGGTACCGACATCGGTCCGCTGATGCCGGCCGCGACCCGCGACGGCCTGGTCAGCGTCGTGTTCCACGCCACGGAGAAGGTGCGCGAGAAGACGCTCGACCGGCTGGCGTCCCGACTGGGCACCGAGCCGGTCGAGGCGCCCGGCTCCCCGCTGCTGGCCGAGGCGATACGACAGCTGGAGGAGTACTTCGCGGGTGTCCGGCGCGACTTCGAGCTGCCGCTCGACTGGTCGCTGATCTCGGGCTTCAACCGGCAGGTGCTGCACGAGCTGGCCTCCGGTGTCCCGTACGGCTCCGTCGTCGGTTACGGCGATCTGGCCGGGCGGGTCGGGCAGCCGGGCGCGGCCCAGGCGGTGGGGATGGCGATGGGCGCCAATCCGCTGCCGGTCGTCGTGCCCTGCCATCGGGTCGTGGAGAGCGACGGCGGCATCGGAGGGTTCGGGGGCGGTCTGGAGACCAAGCGGAAGCTGCTCGCGCTGGAGGGGGTCCTGCCGGAGCCGCTCTTCTGA
- a CDS encoding glycerophosphodiester phosphodiesterase, with protein MHARVVAATTTAVLGTAALLLPAPHARAGAERPTVIAHRGASSYAPENTLAGVDKAAELGISWVENDVQRTKDGELVVLHDDNLKRTTDVEQVFPNRAPWKVKDFTAAEIARLDAGSWFDHAYAGARVPTLAQFMDRVELHHQKLLLEIKNPDLYPGIEQQTLKALDNDGWLDAPHLGRLIVQSFSADSVRTIHELKPAVKTGFLGTPPVADLSWYATFADQINPSYTSISTGYVTSVQAFEGPHGRPLEVFTWTVNDADTARLVAGYGVDGIITNSPDVVRDALPEE; from the coding sequence ATGCACGCGCGCGTTGTAGCCGCCACGACGACCGCAGTCCTGGGAACCGCGGCGCTTCTGCTTCCCGCGCCCCACGCCCGGGCCGGCGCCGAGCGGCCCACGGTGATCGCACACCGAGGGGCCTCGAGTTATGCACCCGAGAACACGCTGGCCGGCGTCGACAAGGCTGCCGAACTGGGCATCAGCTGGGTCGAGAACGACGTGCAACGCACCAAGGACGGGGAACTGGTCGTCCTCCACGACGACAACCTCAAGCGCACGACCGATGTGGAGCAGGTCTTCCCCAACCGGGCGCCCTGGAAGGTGAAGGACTTCACCGCTGCCGAGATCGCCCGGCTGGACGCGGGCAGCTGGTTCGACCACGCATACGCGGGCGCGCGCGTGCCGACGTTGGCGCAGTTCATGGACCGGGTGGAACTGCACCACCAGAAGCTGCTCCTGGAGATCAAGAACCCCGACCTGTACCCGGGCATCGAGCAGCAGACGCTCAAGGCCCTGGACAACGATGGCTGGCTCGACGCGCCCCACCTGGGCCGGCTGATCGTGCAGAGCTTCAGCGCCGACAGTGTGCGGACCATCCATGAGCTGAAGCCGGCTGTGAAGACCGGCTTCCTGGGAACGCCGCCCGTCGCGGACCTGTCCTGGTACGCGACCTTCGCCGACCAGATCAACCCCTCCTACACCTCCATCTCCACGGGTTACGTGACCTCCGTCCAAGCGTTCGAAGGGCCGCACGGCAGGCCGCTGGAGGTGTTCACCTGGACCGTGAACGACGCGGACACCGCCCGGCTGGTCGCCGGGTACGGCGTCGACGGGATCATCACCAACAGCCCCGACGTGGTGCGGGACGCCCTGCCCGAGGAGTGA
- a CDS encoding MHYT domain-containing protein, with product MQGTIDGFSYGLVTPLVAYLMACLGGALGLRCTTRSMLVSQSWRPGWLALGSAAIGSGIWTMHFVAMMGFTVKETPIHYDKPMTFASLAVAIVMVGVGIFIVGYKGARGTALFTGGTITGLGIASMHYLGMAGLRLNGKLEYNTLTVGISVAIAMVAATAALWAAGQVRGLMWSVGASLVMGLAVSGMHYTGMAALSVHLHSTAAPATGDSPAGLLAPMLVGPLAFLLLAGAVVLFDPHMIMGKPAVVPAEPKPGVPAHTTVPHQARRPQLRTRRNQDHRGSRTPQNH from the coding sequence ATGCAGGGCACGATCGACGGATTCAGCTACGGACTCGTCACCCCGCTGGTGGCCTACCTCATGGCCTGCCTCGGCGGTGCGCTCGGCCTGCGCTGCACCACCAGATCGATGCTCGTCTCGCAGTCCTGGCGCCCGGGCTGGCTCGCCCTGGGTTCGGCGGCCATCGGCTCCGGCATATGGACCATGCACTTCGTCGCGATGATGGGGTTCACGGTCAAGGAGACACCGATCCACTACGACAAGCCGATGACGTTCGCGAGCCTCGCCGTCGCCATCGTCATGGTCGGCGTAGGGATCTTCATCGTCGGCTACAAAGGCGCCCGCGGAACAGCTCTGTTCACCGGCGGCACCATCACCGGCCTCGGCATCGCCTCGATGCACTACCTGGGCATGGCCGGCCTGCGGCTCAACGGCAAGCTGGAATACAACACGCTCACCGTCGGCATCTCCGTCGCCATAGCGATGGTGGCGGCCACCGCCGCGCTGTGGGCAGCCGGACAGGTCAGAGGGCTCATGTGGAGCGTCGGCGCCAGCCTCGTCATGGGCCTCGCCGTCAGCGGCATGCACTACACCGGCATGGCCGCCCTCAGCGTCCATCTGCACAGCACGGCCGCGCCCGCGACCGGCGACTCACCCGCCGGCCTGCTCGCGCCGATGCTGGTCGGCCCCCTCGCCTTCCTGCTCCTGGCCGGCGCCGTGGTGCTGTTCGACCCGCACATGATCATGGGGAAACCCGCAGTGGTCCCCGCGGAGCCCAAGCCGGGCGTCCCGGCCCACACGACGGTCCCGCACCAGGCCCGCCGCCCGCAGCTGCGCACCCGCCGCAACCAGGACCACCGAGGCTCCCGGACCCCGCAGAACCACTGA
- the uvrB gene encoding excinuclease ABC subunit UvrB has protein sequence MRPVSSIERTVAPFEVVSPYQPSGDQPQAIADLARRVEGGEKDVVLLGATGTGKSATTAWMIEKLQRPTLVMAPNKTLAAQLANEFRELLPNNAVEYFVSYYDYYQPEAYVPQSDTYIEKDSSINEEVERLRHSATNSLLTRRDVVVVASVSCIYGLGTPQEYVDRMVPLKVGDEVDRDQLLRRFVDIQYTRNDLAFSRGTFRVRGDTIEIFPVYEELAVRIEMFGDEIEALSTLHPLTGEIISDDEQLYVFPATHYVAGPERLERAVNDIEKELGERLSELENQGKLLEAQRLRMRTTYDLEMLRQIGSCSGIENYSMHFDGRSPGSPPNTLLDYFPDDFLLVIDESHVTVPQIGAMYEGDASRKRTLVDHGFRLPSALDNRPLKWEEFQKRIGQTVYLSATPGNYELSRGDGHVEQIIRPTGLVDPEVVVKPTEGQIDDLVHEIRVRVEKDERVLVTTLTKKMAEDLTAYFLELGIQVRYLHSDVDTLRRVELLRELRAGEFDVLVGINLLREGLDLPEVSLVAILDADKEGFLRSGTSLIQTIGRAARNVSGQVHMYADKITPAMEKAIDETNRRREKQVAYNTAKGIDPQPLRKKINDIVAQIAREDVDTEQLLGSGYRAKKDGRGTKAPVPSLGDKAKGAKAGKSAKGKAKETVPTDRPAADLAEQIEELTERMRAAAADLQFEIAARLRDEVSEMKKELRQMKEAGLA, from the coding sequence ATGCGGCCCGTTTCCAGCATCGAACGCACGGTGGCGCCCTTCGAGGTCGTCAGCCCCTACCAGCCCAGCGGCGACCAGCCGCAGGCCATCGCCGATCTCGCCCGGCGTGTCGAAGGCGGCGAGAAGGACGTCGTCCTGCTCGGCGCGACCGGCACCGGCAAGTCCGCCACCACCGCGTGGATGATCGAGAAGCTCCAGCGCCCCACCCTGGTGATGGCGCCGAACAAGACCCTGGCCGCCCAGCTGGCGAACGAGTTCCGCGAGCTGCTGCCGAACAACGCCGTCGAGTACTTCGTCTCGTACTACGACTACTACCAGCCCGAGGCCTACGTCCCGCAGTCGGACACCTACATCGAGAAGGACTCCTCGATCAACGAGGAGGTCGAGCGCCTGCGGCACTCCGCGACCAACTCGCTGCTCACCCGCCGCGACGTCGTCGTGGTCGCCTCGGTCTCCTGCATCTACGGCCTCGGTACTCCGCAGGAGTACGTGGACCGCATGGTCCCCCTCAAGGTCGGCGACGAGGTCGACCGGGACCAGCTGCTGCGCCGTTTCGTGGACATCCAGTACACGCGCAACGACCTCGCCTTCAGCCGCGGCACCTTCCGGGTGCGCGGCGACACCATCGAGATCTTCCCGGTCTACGAGGAGCTCGCCGTCCGCATCGAGATGTTCGGCGACGAGATCGAGGCACTGTCCACACTCCACCCGCTCACCGGCGAGATCATCAGCGACGACGAGCAGCTGTACGTCTTCCCGGCCACCCACTACGTCGCGGGCCCCGAGCGCCTGGAGCGGGCCGTCAACGACATCGAGAAGGAGCTCGGCGAGCGCCTCTCCGAGCTGGAGAACCAAGGCAAACTCCTGGAGGCCCAGCGCCTGCGGATGCGCACGACGTACGACCTCGAGATGCTCCGTCAGATCGGCAGCTGCTCCGGTATCGAGAACTACTCGATGCACTTCGACGGCCGCTCGCCCGGCTCCCCGCCGAACACACTGCTGGACTACTTCCCGGACGACTTCCTGCTCGTCATCGACGAGTCGCACGTCACCGTGCCGCAGATCGGAGCCATGTACGAGGGCGACGCCTCCCGCAAGCGCACCCTCGTCGACCACGGCTTCCGCCTGCCCTCCGCCCTCGACAACCGCCCCCTGAAGTGGGAGGAGTTCCAAAAGCGCATCGGGCAGACGGTCTACCTGTCGGCCACCCCGGGCAACTACGAACTCTCCCGCGGGGACGGTCACGTCGAGCAGATCATCCGCCCGACCGGCCTGGTCGACCCGGAGGTCGTCGTCAAGCCCACCGAGGGGCAGATCGACGACCTGGTGCACGAGATCCGGGTGCGTGTCGAGAAGGACGAGCGCGTCCTGGTCACCACCCTCACCAAGAAGATGGCCGAGGACCTCACCGCCTACTTCCTGGAGCTCGGCATCCAGGTGCGCTATCTGCACAGCGACGTCGACACCCTGCGCCGCGTCGAGCTGCTGCGCGAACTGCGCGCCGGCGAGTTCGACGTGCTCGTCGGCATCAACCTCCTCCGCGAGGGTCTCGACCTGCCCGAGGTATCACTCGTCGCGATCCTCGACGCCGACAAGGAGGGCTTCCTGCGCTCGGGGACGTCCCTCATCCAGACCATCGGCCGCGCGGCGCGCAATGTCTCCGGCCAGGTTCATATGTACGCCGACAAGATCACCCCGGCGATGGAGAAGGCCATCGACGAAACCAACCGCCGCCGGGAGAAGCAGGTCGCGTACAACACGGCGAAGGGCATCGACCCCCAGCCGCTGCGCAAGAAGATCAACGACATCGTCGCGCAGATCGCCCGCGAGGACGTCGACACCGAGCAGTTGCTCGGCAGCGGCTACCGCGCCAAGAAGGACGGCCGGGGCACCAAGGCCCCCGTCCCCTCCCTCGGCGACAAGGCCAAGGGCGCGAAGGCGGGCAAATCCGCCAAGGGCAAGGCGAAGGAGACGGTGCCGACCGACCGCCCCGCGGCCGATCTCGCCGAGCAGATCGAGGAGTTGACGGAGCGTATGCGCGCCGCCGCCGCGGATCTGCAGTTCGAGATCGCGGCCCGGCTGCGCGACGAAGTGTCCGAGATGAAGAAGGAGTTGCGCCAGATGAAGGAGGCGGGCCTGGCCTGA
- a CDS encoding TerD family protein, protein MTVNMTKGQAISLQKNDGGSLTAVRMGLGWQAAPRRGLFGSRTREVDLDASAVLFADKQPVDVVFFRHLVSDDGSVRHTGDNLVGGVGQGGDDEAILVDLARIPVHIDQIVFTVNSFTGQTFQEVQNAFCRLVDETNGEELARYTLAGGGQYTAQIMAKVHRSGPGWSMTALGTPANGRTFQDLMPAILPHL, encoded by the coding sequence GTGACCGTCAACATGACCAAGGGTCAGGCCATCAGTCTGCAGAAGAACGACGGCGGCAGCCTGACCGCGGTGCGCATGGGTCTCGGCTGGCAGGCGGCTCCCCGGCGCGGCCTGTTCGGCTCGCGTACGCGGGAGGTCGACCTCGACGCCTCCGCCGTCCTGTTCGCGGACAAGCAGCCGGTCGACGTCGTCTTCTTCCGCCACCTGGTGAGCGACGACGGCTCGGTTCGCCACACCGGTGACAACCTCGTCGGCGGTGTCGGCCAGGGCGGCGACGACGAGGCGATCCTCGTCGACCTCGCGCGCATCCCGGTCCACATCGACCAGATCGTCTTCACCGTGAACTCTTTCACGGGCCAGACCTTCCAGGAGGTGCAGAACGCGTTCTGCCGCCTGGTCGACGAGACCAACGGCGAAGAGCTCGCCCGCTACACGCTGGCCGGCGGCGGCCAGTACACCGCGCAGATCATGGCGAAGGTGCACCGCTCGGGTCCGGGCTGGTCGATGACCGCCCTCGGCACCCCGGCCAACGGCCGTACCTTCCAGGACCTGATGCCGGCGATCCTGCCGCACCTGTAG